A stretch of DNA from bacterium:
GCCGCGTTCTCGTCTGACAGCTCCCCCGCGCCTAGCTTCACGACCGAGGAGCCGATGGACTCAAGCGAGGCCAGCATGTTCTCCAGCGTGGCCTCGGTGCGGCCGATCAGCACGCGGATCTGCTCGCAGTTGTCCACTTGGCGCCGCAACGCCGCGGCCGCCTCCACCAGTTGCTGCCTGGAGTACGGGTCGGCGGTGGTGGCGATCTGCGCGTCGAGGTGGGTGATGCGAGCGGTGATCGCGACGGTGTTGGTCTGGTTGAGGTAGCGGTGGAGGGAGTAGGCCTGACGCAGCAGACGGCGGATGTCCTCGCCCAGGCCCTGCACTTCCTGCGCCACCGGCTTGAGGAAGCGCCCCCGGATGGGGCTGAGGCGGCCCAGATCGGCCTCGAGACGCTGCAGGGCCTCGTTGAGACGTACATTCCAGCGTCTCAGGCCCGGCGGGGCGTCCCTCATGTCCAATCCCAGCGTCTCCACCAATCGCTCTCGCACCGCCAGGGCCTTGCCCTGCACGACGGCGGAGACGACGTAGAGGATCAGCCCCGGCACGAGCCACTGGGTGCTCACGAACGCGGCCAGCAGGCCCGTCGCCGCGAGGACGGTGAGCGAGAGCGGGGCGATCATCCCGCGCAAGAAGGCCGGTACGCCCGAGCTGGACATGGCGAGTGGTTCACCTCGACGGCATTGTATCACGGCCCGGCGGTCGCGCCAAGCGTGGCCGCGAAGCCCCTGGCGCCGGACGCGCTACGGCTCCAGCAGGATCACCCGGCCCTGGTGCCGCTCCTGCGGGATCGTCAGGACATTGCCCTCCAACTGCAGCGCCTCGCCGGTGAAGATGTCGGTCGCCAGCGAGACGCTTTTCATCTCGAGTCGCTGGAGGTTCAGCGTCAGCCGCGCCTGGCCGGGCACGTCCATCGTGTTCACATCCACCAGCAGGGCCTTGCCGTCGCGCAGGTAGGCGGACGCGAGGTCCGGCGGACGCTCCGCCCAGCTCGGGCTCTGCCAGTACGGCAGGAACTTCGCCTGCTCGATCCCGAAGGCATCCTGCGCCTCGAAGAGCTTGTTCCAGGCCTTCCCGTCGGACCATATAGGCCAGGGCTGGATACCGTGAAGGAGCAGATAGGCGGCGAGGTTGGGCGTGCCCGTGGTGGCGTACTCCCCCCGGAACTCCGGCAGGAAGAACTCGACCGGCCCCATGTTGCGCCCCAGGAACTCCGCGCGGAACATGTCGGGCGACAGCACGTTCAGGTAGTCATCCAGCAGCTTGTTCGGGCTGAACTGCTCGCCATCCAGGATCGTGTGCGTGAAGGACAGGAGCGGCATCTCCACCTCGGAGGACATGTGCACCGTGAGCAGCGGGTCCGGGCGTCGCTCGTAGAAGAGCGTGTACACCCGCCGGATGATCTGCCGATAGGCGCGGATGGGGTGGACCGGCTGCGCCTTGCCCTCTGCGTCCTGGTAGCCGCACGGTGCGGTGCGGCAGCGGCTGGGCCCCCAGCAGTCAATGTAGATGCCGTCTATCTGGTAGCGGTCTATGGCCTCGTTGATGCGGTAGAGGATGAAGTCCTGCCAGTCGCGGCTGGCGGGGCACGTGCCCATCGAGGCATAGCCCATGGCCGCCACATCGCTCGGGGTGACGACACGGTCCGCGTCGGCCCAACGGGCGCCGTAGTACGTCCACTCTGGTACGCCCCCGGACACGAAGTTCAGGTTGACGTACGGCACGGTCTTCAGCCCCTGCGCGTGGCCCTGCTTGACGCGGTCGGCGAACTTGACCGGGTCAATCGGCTCAGGATGGCCGTACCACTTCATGTTGTCATTCGGCCAGACGATGTCGAAGGTCGGCCGGACGCCGGGGGTCATGCGCCAGCCCAGGGCGTCTCTGGGGTATGGGCGCACCGGCGTAGCCATGAACCCGAAGCCGTAGTCCAGCTTGCCCTTGATCTCCGTCGGCTCAGCCAGCAGCCGCACCGTAACGGCCACCTGATCCCCTTCGGGCCTAACCTCGATGGTCGGCCGATCCTTGCTGACGGCCCAGTGCTGCCGGCTCTCGGCGGTCCAGCCCAGCCCACGGTCCTCGTTGCCCAGCCAGAAGTACGGGACGAACGGCGCCGACCAGCCCTCGGGTGTGAGGGCGCCAGAGTAGTTGTTACTCCACTGCATCGCGTCGGCGTGGATGAGCGTGGCCTGCGTGCGGGGCATGCGCCATGTGAGGCGGAGTTCGTCCACCTT
This window harbors:
- a CDS encoding DUF6067 family protein, whose translation is MRTSTLIACLLLVLPGFAQKLTPPLTFHASFDGTLDARANGNGQPVKVEGAAAYRPGKVGQALLCGEGGTLAYYASAGNVRAAAGAIEMWVCPLDWTGKEDEFHVFFEALDPGWLVFYRYYQGGILTLMGTDSGHYTAASGPQINWKTGVWHHLAGTWRARRLEVYVDGQRTGFTHAALVPEKLADTFRLGDHPWHVARQRQTLVDEVKLYSAPLDAESIAAAAKLQPFQWKPQLVVDTRVDPDREVMRLDVDAAGLVGELGAGRTARVELLPKGQGKPASETTITAFPADVGKGELPVGNVAPGEYELRTVLLDANGQEVARATSPFVKPGPPVWSGNKLGISDKVLPPWTPLRVSHDTSTVRCWGRSYEYGELLRQVSSGGTALLSSPVRLEAVVGGKTLPLTGSSRVDSATDALCTLSGSADHGDLRATVRHQVELDGFTWTDLSVEAAQPVKVDELRLTWRMPRTQATLIHADAMQWSNNYSGALTPEGWSAPFVPYFWLGNEDRGLGWTAESRQHWAVSKDRPTIEVRPEGDQVAVTVRLLAEPTEIKGKLDYGFGFMATPVRPYPRDALGWRMTPGVRPTFDIVWPNDNMKWYGHPEPIDPVKFADRVKQGHAQGLKTVPYVNLNFVSGGVPEWTYYGARWADADRVVTPSDVAAMGYASMGTCPASRDWQDFILYRINEAIDRYQIDGIYIDCWGPSRCRTAPCGYQDAEGKAQPVHPIRAYRQIIRRVYTLFYERRPDPLLTVHMSSEVEMPLLSFTHTILDGEQFSPNKLLDDYLNVLSPDMFRAEFLGRNMGPVEFFLPEFRGEYATTGTPNLAAYLLLHGIQPWPIWSDGKAWNKLFEAQDAFGIEQAKFLPYWQSPSWAERPPDLASAYLRDGKALLVDVNTMDVPGQARLTLNLQRLEMKSVSLATDIFTGEALQLEGNVLTIPQERHQGRVILLEP